The Meriones unguiculatus strain TT.TT164.6M chromosome 1, Bangor_MerUng_6.1, whole genome shotgun sequence genome has a segment encoding these proteins:
- the C1H10orf120 gene encoding uncharacterized protein C10orf120 homolog, with protein MIKRWETRFQKCRSQRAEHPKAQEGTAVEGEQNNKELSKIPSVQYPLIAQDLPHHKKDIYPALPLGIWTSFYKSDPCIALGKHSPMEQEILNCGGVHTIAARRFLADKVNKEWKMLRKLRERSPDYKVAMQYKRQPLSPALSGPPEKVWTATVSVPTEEFEMPHREMLSINKHLKRMKLAHDLRNKQFSTYIQRLRIATLLSGAELSSTGTDKSGENSDVESSNKASHGEKGEAGSKHTNPHEIVMNVTFKSEEPKKCVVGRWNDQKTFLPRKRQERCTTGLTNRNLFPIAGFPGDLMLMNQDFKARGLHPSDAIKMYWLSEDEAFRAHKPCTTYCPY; from the exons ATGATCAAACGGTGGGAAACACGATTTCAGAAGTGTAGAAGCCAGAGAGCTGAACATCCAAAGGCCCAGGAGGGGACCGCTGTTGAGGGAGAGCAAAATAACAAAGAGCTATCCAAGATCCCCAGCGTCCAATACCCCTTGATAGCTCAAGATCTCCCACACCACAAAAAGGACATCTACCCTGCATTGCCTTTGGG GATATGGACGTCATTCTATAAATCAGACCCGTGCATCGCCCTCGGAAAACACTCCCCAATGGAACAGGAGATCCTA AATTGTGGTGGTGTTCACACCATAGCGGCAAGAAGATTTTTGGCTGACAAAGTCAACAAAGAATGGAAGATGCTGAGGAAGCTAAGAGAACGGTCTCCAGACTACAAAGTGGCAATGCAATATAAAAGACAGCCCCTTTCTCCTGCTCTGAGTGGACCCCCAGAAAAAGTATGGACAGCAACTGTTTCTGTGCCCACAGAGGAGTTTGAAATGCCCCACAGAGAGATGCTCAGCATTAACAAACACTTAAAGAGGATGAAGCTGGCGCACGACCTCAGAAATAAGCAGTTTTCTACATACATCCAACGGCTCAGGATTGCCACATTGCTGTCTGGAGCAGAGCTGAGTTCCACAGGGACTGACAAATCTGGTGAAAACAGCGATGTGGAAAGCTCCAATAAAGCGAGTcatggggagaaaggggaggcaGGGTCCAAACACACAAACCCACATGAAATTGTAATGAATGTGACTTTCAAGTCAGAAGAACCCAAAAAGTGTGTGGTAGGCCGTTGGAATGACCAGAAAACCTTTCTTCCGAGGAAGAGACAGGAACGGTGCACCACGGGCCTCACCAACAGGAACCTCTTCCCCATTGCTGGCTTCCCTGGAGACCTGATGCTCATGAACCAGGATTTTAAAGCAAGGGGCCTCCACCCGAGTGACGCCATCAAGATGTATTGGCTGTCAGAAGACGAGGCCTTCAGAGCACACAAACCCTGCACTACTTATTGCCCGTATTGA